The Equus asinus isolate D_3611 breed Donkey chromosome 25, EquAss-T2T_v2, whole genome shotgun sequence genomic sequence ctcattaattatttagaagtgtttttgGAGGTtggctttttattattgatttgtaattttaTGGCATTTTGGTCAGAATTTGTATTAAATATGATATGAGTTCCTTGGTATTTGTTGAAAATTGCTTTGTGGCCTAGTATGTGCTTAGTTCTTATAAATGTTACATGGTGTTTGGAAAGTAtatgaattttctctttctaaggTACAGCATTCTATATAAATCCCCAAATCAAGTCTGTTAATTGTGTCATTCAATTATGTTGTATCATTACTAGTATTTTGGACAGTTTCTGTTGGAGGTATGTTAAAATGTGTGGATGTATAAAGCAAAGGTGTCTGTGTGTTTGGGCAGTCCAGTCTTTGAGCACCTCTTGGTTGGGAACAGGAATAAGGGAGGAAAAAGTGTTCATTATATTTAGAAGCTCAATGGCAGCATCCAAGACTATAAAGATCATACAGCACTGGAATGCCTGCCTTCCGTTCTTAGATAAGCTCTGGAGGGGGAAAAAGCACTGCTGTCTCTTCTACTCTTTTGTCCTTTAAGAACTTCATCCTTCTTTAGCCAAACCAACTgctccagagaaagaaaaagtgaaggagGCATTTTTGGTTACGTGTAGAGGTGTACATCAAAAGGGAGGGCCCATTTGACTTGGAGCTTGTTTTTACCAGCTGTATCACTGATGTGCACATATGTGAGTGTTTCTATCAACTTAGTAGCATATATCCATCTGGATACGGTTGCCACTCTGTGTGTTTGTCTTAGTATGTGTGATCCCATTAACAAATTTGTCAGGAGTTagaatgtattagtttcctgttgctgtgtaacaaattgccacaaatttagcagcttaaaacaacagatgtttattaTCTTTCCATGAGTTAAGAGCCCCAGCACAGGTTTGTTGGGTGCTCTGTCAAGGTCTTACAAAGCAGCAATCAACGTATTGACTGGGCTGTGTACCTTCCTGCAGCCCTTCCAAGCTCATGTAGTCAGTGGCAGAATTTTGCTCCTcatggttgtaggactgaggtccccaccTTCTTGCAGGCTGTTAGCTTGGAGCCAATCTCAGCTCCTAGATGCCCCTTGCCAAATGGCCATCACAGGCcctctcacaacatggcagcttgcttcctTAAGGCCAGCAGGAGACTCTCAGTCTGGTCTGCTAAGACAGAATCTTGTATAATGTAACATAATCATgagagtgacatcccatcacctttgtcaTATTTTGTTGGCTAGAAGCTAGTCATAAGTTCCACCTACACTCAAGGGGATTATACAAGAGTGTGGCTCATTggggtcatcttagaattctgtctaccacatGGAGTAAACTGTTTTTCTCCCAAGCAACTTCTGCTATCTGGAAAGGGAAGACAAGAAAAGGCTGTGTACACAGTTGCTGGTAAAGATTACTTTTCTTCCCAGCAAAGCTAAAGATATTTGAGGAATGGGAGACAGGCCTCCTATTCAGCAGAGCTCTGAGGTTGGGATGTTGCAAGGAGAAAAAGATAGGAAAGGCGCTGGGCCCAGCTTTGGCCTCCTTGTACCTCTACCACTGTCTACGTGTATTTGGGCCCATGTTTTTCAGATTGGCTACTACTCCAGATCTCTAACAGAGTTTTCATCGAAGGGGATCCTCTGGCCTTGAGGTGTCATGGATGGAAGAATAAGCTGGTGTACAATATAGTTTTCTACCAAAATGGCAAAGCCTTTAAGTTTTCTCCGCAGGATTCTGAATTCACCATTCTGACAACCAACCTGAGTCACAATGGCATCTATCACTGCTCAGGCATGGGATGGCATCGCTACACATCAGCAGGAGTATCTATCACTATAAAAGGTATGGTATCTGAATAGTCATAGAGCTGTTGTTGTGAGGACCAGACGAACCATCATAAATCATTGCTTCAATTTGCAAGTAAAGAAACGGAGGCCTTACTGAAGGCCACACAATGACCACCGGCTGGGCCAGGACCAGAACTGAGGTCTTCTGGGTCCCAGTCCATTGCCCTTTCCAGTATACCATCAATAATCACAGGAGCTAATGTCAAGGCCAGGACATAGTGAGCATCCATTTCATCAATTTCATTTTAGTTGCATGGAATAGAGACTCCCTCAAGGTCGGTAGGAGAGATATTAGAAAATAACCCAATGGAATCTCATAAAAGCTCCATAGAAACAGAAGCCAGGAAGACATTACGACTTGGTTATATGTACTTTCCATCTATCTCTCAGGGAAAACGTGGCCTCTCTGGTTCCACCTCTCTCTGAGCATCAGCTAATTAAGCAGCTTCCTTTGTTCCAGTTTGCACGTGGCCCTTGTTGCGACTCTTTCGTGGCCTTTCATCTTAGTACTCACAACTACTAGCAACTTTTTTCTGACTGAAAAATAGTTCATTTCCATGGGAAATAAATTATTGTCCCAGATTGTTTTTTGAGGCGGGAACACAGTCATGAGTCACTGACCTGGCTAGTGTGTGGGCCAGTGTCCACTCTTAGACAACTATTACTAAAAGGGCATGGTAATACAATAAATAACATGGCTATTCAGGGAAGTATGGACTGTGTACAGGTACTCTCCCCAGTAGGATGTGAGCAAGCTGGCAACTATCTCTATGAGGAAACCCCAAGAATGCCTCTCTGCTAGAAGTGGGAAAAAATGTATGTTGTGGATGCATTCTCTAAGAGCAGGTTTCCTGAAGGGAGAGGGGATATATCCTCTGTAAAAGAACCTTGACACTGAGGCAGCCAACCCTGTCCGTGTCAACTTTTTCTTTAGAGCTATTTCCAGCCCCAGTGCTGAGAGCCTCCTTGTCATTCCCGCTCCTAGAGGGGAATCTGGTCAACCTGAGTTGTGAAACCAAGTTGCTCCTACAGAGGCCTGATTTGCAGCTTTACTTCTCCTTCTACGTGGGCAGCAAGACCCTGATGAGCAGGAACACATCCTCTGAATACCAGAGACTAACTGCTAAAAGAGAAGATTCTGGGCTATACTGGTGTGAGGCTACCACAGAAGATGGAAATGTCATCAAGCGCAGCTCTGAGTTGGAGCTTCAAGTGCTTGGTGAGTGAGCATGATGGGAATTGACTGGCACAAGAGAGGATGCTCTGTTTTCTCCTATCAGACTGAGATCTGTTCAAGGGGATTTCGTGGCCCGCCTAGGAAAAAACCATCAACAGGCCTTTCCGCTCTTCATTCAGAACTTCACTATTCTCCTCATAAACTTCATTaaatttgctttcctttctttttctttcatttcttttcctttctttcctccatttatttccctctttttgtccttccttccttcttttcttttcttctcttctttattttctattttttccagtcTCTCTCTACCCACCGCCTTCCTCCTTCCttacctccctccttctctccctctttctcaccAACAATCTAATCAACAATATATTGAATTCCTCCTATCTACTGTCACAGGTATGGGGATACAAAGACCCTGGGGTGCAGTTCTTACTTCAAGGAGCTCCCGTTGTAGATTGGTGAGACAGAGATTTTGTGGGTTGCACATAAGTACTTGTCCAAGTGTCTATATCTGGCTGAGGTGGAAGTATTGTaagctccagaaaaaaaaaaactgtttaggAAAAAAGCTTATCTTTAACCCAGATTTATTTCAAGCATTAAATGGCATAGAAATAGCAGTTGTCTGAGACTAAGGAGTAAGGCCGCTGACAGGGCCCTGACAGTTAGGCTCTTATGAGGAGCCTGCCCCCAGTCCGTACACTATAGCCCAGCTAGACCTAcctccagctccttcctgccccctgAAATTACCAGTGTCTCCACTGGGAGCTGGCATATCAGGTCCCAGCCAACCTCCTCTTCCAAATATAACTCAAACACATCCTTCCGGCTTCTAAAAAGcatttcttctctttgtcattttctgtttcaGGCCTCCAGTCACCAACTTCTGTCTGGTTTCatgtccttttctatctggcaGTGGGAGTAATATTTTTGGTGGACACTATTTTCTGTACAATAATACATAAGGAActtcaaagacagaaaaagtgGAATTTAGAAATCTCTTTGGGCTCTGGTCATGAGAAGAAGGTAACTTCCTACCTTCAAAAAGAAATACAGTCAGAAGAAGAGCTGAAATGTCAGCAATAAGAAGAACAGCTGCAGGAAAGGACACTCCAGAAGAAGCCCCAGTGGGGAAAGAAGAAGGCCCCGGAGGGAAAGAAGAAGCGGCAGCTTAGTGGGTGCCCAGGCATCTAGCCagtccctcccccttcctctctgggtaAGCACTGGGGCACAAACATCCACAAGTTGAAAGACACTAGAACTGTGAGTCCCATGTCATCTAACtcttaaataaagcaaataaatgagcTGACTTCACTGAAGACAAACTTGGAAATTTGGTAAGCAAGGGTGATTTGAAGTGAGACTTACtctaaagaaatctttaaaaacttcGAAGTCGAGTCTAACCTAATTATCCTATTAGGTAGTTTGAGTAATATATTTTGGGGGACAGGGTTAAAAGATaagtgtatgcatatgtgtaagaaattaagacagagaaagagagagagaatgggagggagtacgaggagacagagaaagagaaagagaggctaTGAGGCAGACAAGAGGGAATAGTGTAgaccaaaaagaaggaaatatcaCTTACAAATGAATTCTGAGAGACCATGAGAATGAGAGGACTCACACCTTAGCGGTGCTCAGGAGGGTTACCTCacggcttttctctttttttttttttttaaagatttttaattttttcctttttctccccaaagccccccggtacatagttgtgtattcttcgttgtgggttcttttagttgtggcatgtgggacgctgcctcagcgtggtctgatgagcagtgccatgtccgcgcccaggatttgaaccaacgaaacactgggccgcctgcagcggagcgcgcgaacttaaccactcggccacggggccagcccccacggcttttctcttttaatacacGTGCAGGGAACACATCCATGCATCTTACAGAGATACAAGGGAGTAACTCACgatgagaaattttttttctcatttttgcccTTTCATTTGAGGCTTTCTCATAACATTTCTGTGTGCAGAGACACCAGGGGTCCTGCTTGTCTGTCCCTGTCCCTTGCCCTATAGGAAGGCGGAATGTAACTACTGCTTTCCTTGATAAATCAAACCCAGATCTCTGAGCACAGCACAGCAAGGAGAAGTTTCAAGTAGGGAGGAGCAGTGATATCATAAAGCCGCAGCTCTTACCTCCAGAGGTTTACTTTACCTTTCTGATTTTCTGAATGATTACTAACTAGCTTCAAGATACGCTACTGTCCCCCTTGGGCTCTActttggaaacaaaatatttttctgctaCTCTATAACACAGCTGAGATAAAACTGAAATAGGTGAATAAGACTTTACTAAagcttagaaaaaacaaaaaggggtATACACTAACCTAGCAacatgattctagattatttggCTTAAAAAATGCAGCTTATCTTCCAAACAAGGATGCATCCCTGCCTAGCCTCTGTCCTGGCTCCACATGGCAGGGCTCACCTTTAGTACCCACCACCTACAAGCACCCTCAAGCAACTTGGAACTTGAAGTAGATGGAAGAGCACCTTAGCCCGCTGCTTCCCTAGTCTGCGGACAGTGAGAATGTTCTTCTCCCCTTCACCTTCAAAAAAAAGTACAACAATTATCATCTTAATAGAAGTGCAATAACTCCAACATTTGTATTAAAGGAAATCACCATATATAATAGCAGGAGTTTCATTGCTTGCACATAATGTTTGGTCTTATGGACTGGGGAAACAGGGAAATGAGAATTGCAGGGGACGAATCCCACAGGAAAGAGGCCCAAAGCCCCTCTGTGGAAGGACTGCCTGTAGAAGACTCTAGCCTGAGGAATGGGGAATTGAAGCAGGAAGTGGCATTCCCACTCAGAGGAGAAAGCTCTGCCTACCCTCACAGGGTGGACAGAATTTCAGGGAAAGTGCTCCCTGGGGACAAaaggtgggggcagacatggaCGTGGGCAGACATGGACGTAGGCAGAGCACTGAGGTGAAGCTGGAATGGAACCAGTCATTGCTGAAGCATCACAAAgtgcttcctccttccccactctCTTCTTTTGTGCTTTCTCTCCAGATTTTTCCATGCGTATATCTTTGTCATAATTTTTTCTCATAAGTACGTTAATGCTTAAATAATTGAGTTGACTAAATCAATTTCATAATTGAGTAAGTTGTACTTCAGTCTACCCTGATTTCTGGCTTACAGCTTGCCAGGAATAGGTTCTTGGGTCCCCCAAATTAAGGCCTACCTGCTTATCACTCTAGCTTTGGTGCTGGGTCTGGTCAAGGCCTGGTAACACCTCATACTTCTCCTGGCAGGTGCTCAGCCTCCAATTTCCCTACAGGGGTTGGATGCCTCTCTGGCACTTGCCCCTATCTATCTAAGAGCTCACTCCTCTTCATTTTTATCCCATCCTCTCCTGGAAACACAAACAGAAATCACTGGATCCCACTGGGGAGAGAGGCCCAAAGGACCCCGGATCCCTTCCTTGCTCACCATCCTCCATTCTTGGGGAAAACCTGTATGTGTAGGCAGAGGGTGGGTGTGGTTAATAACTCCATTTGGGGACCAGAAAACCATGGGAAGGAACATGAAATGTTCTCTAGGTCTTCTCTAGAGACAAATTAACAGGCACCTATAGGGAAACTTTACCTCATAGTCTCAGTCTTTGAATTACTAAATCTATTTTGTTTCAGACATAGGGATAAATGCACTGATTCATTTGATTCCTCATGCCAGTTTTTCAGTTTGTAGGGAGGGACACCTGCTGAAAAGAGTCAGAGAGATGGTTGCTCAGCCCAACCTTTGGAGCAGGACTTTTGGCGTTATCACTGGGAAAAAGCCATTCTGTTTCTTGTGGTTTGTGTGCCACCATTGGCCAGTCCCACACCCCCTCTGCATACTCCAGAGGTCATCTGAAGGCACTTCTCCAAAATGCCGCTGATTCTTGAAGGCTGCTCTGCTATGCAAACTGGCATTCGGGGAAAGCTCAGAGTGCCAAAGAGTTAAAGACCCAGAATGGATTCTCTACTAATGAGGGATGGAAGCTAGCAGATAAATATGCCCCACTTCATCATCCCTCGATGGAACTGTGGTGTCTCAGAGGGCCCCCTGTGGGAGTGAGCCCCAGTTCCCTCAGTGGCAACCTGTCCATCAGTGCCTCCTTTACTGAgtttcctcccttctttgcctcATTTCTCCACTCCCATCACTGCGATTCCTGAGATTACCTCCCAAATAAGCTATTTGCATCCAAATCTTGGTCTCAGGGTCCTCTTTTTGGGGAACCTAAACTAAGACAGCTTGGTTGTTTTAACTGAGCCAAATCAGGGATACCAATGACTGGTTTTTAAGTCATCTTTTGTCTGTTGCTTTCATGTAACGTCCACTTTTATGCCCTAAGTATCAGTCTTGTCTGGtaaaaaaatgagacaaatggGTGGTCATCTTTAGCTAGTGAATTCCTGCTCATTCTTTAAATATCTCTTCTTTCAAACTTTTCTGAACCTCCCAGGAAGGACTTATCTCTCCCTTTTCATTGTCCCAGTATCCCTTTGCTCTGCATACTAGTATAACAACCTTTAAATCAGATTCTGTAGCCTGCTATACCAGGTACtttaatatataattacattCTATTCTTATTCTGCATTTacttccaaaatctcttcaaCTTAAGCTACCCCCATCAGTTCTTTAACTAAATCTAGTACTACTGCCCCCAAAAGTGTTCTGacctgaagagaaaaataaatgaataggtcTGCATCTATATgcttccataaatatttcatccAAAATGCTTCCTCAGGAACAAGGACCAAAGAGACAAAACAGAAAGTACAAGTTACTGAAACCTGTCCTGGCTCTCCGAGCagctggaagggttggggagGCTAAGCCTCCTTCTGGGCAGTGGGGATCTTCCCAGATGGGTGAGAAGTGCAAGACCAGCAGAAATCAAACCATCTCATGCTCAGACCCACCATGGCTCTCCATGGCGTGTGCTCTCCCTCACTACAGGGAGCAATAAGCCCAACCTATTCAACCACAGATGTGCTCCTGCTGGTCTTTGACTAGAGGTGCATTGACAGTAgctaaaaagaaagttttaaaattttgaccaGAAACTGAAGTGAATATAATTAATTATGTTTCAGTTTTCATAATTACTAGCACTTTCATGGCCTGCCTTCCCATGATTGTGTTTGGCCTCTTGAGTAAATACGGATGACTTCAAGTTCATATGTACAATAGCTAGGAGTAAGTGACTTTTACACATGACTGGTATAAACTGCTCTCTGATGTTTGGGGTACAAATATGGTGactcttttattttccaaattaaaacaatCAGCTCAAGCCCTTAATACAAGATTGGCAGGAAGTAAAGAATCATCATCTTGGCGCTTCTTCCCTCCTCTTGGTTCATCAAAGAATTCTTGGTAATTATGCGttcaaaagaattttaaactCATTTCCACACTCAAGAGGAAGAGTCCTGGTATCTAATCCGACAAGTCATGATTTCTGCTATTGTTTCCTCATGATCTGTGCACAGACGTCTCGCTCACCCAGATTCTGGCACTGGATAGCACAGTTATATGAAAGAAAGAGACTACAAAGATGACTCCATGTCTTGCTACCACAATCAGCTTAGGATGCTGTTCTTGGTGCCCAGTGTTTTCAGTACCTCTCTTAGTCATTCCCTAAGGTGCTAGCTGCCCCAAGAGTGTCATAAGCATCAACCACTAGTGGATATGGTACCTATGCCTGCTCTTTCCCCAGGAAACTACATGGGGTAGCTGTTGGAACACTTACCTGGTAGCAGCTTTTACTTACTGGAGGATACGAGAAATCTGTTTTACCAATCccctttagaaaataaattaaaaaccaagTTAAAGCTCCAGATCATGTACAACAGAGTTGTTTGACCATCATTTTGTCCATTAATAATAACTTAATGCATGTTACACGTTCAAGATGGATAATCAGATGTATCTTGTTAAACAAACCCAACTGGTATTTTCCATTCATAAGAACAAAAGTTCCAATAATATTACTTAAATCTTTCAAAActtaatatttaaacaaaaatatccatAATCTTAACATCATCAGCACAAATCAAGCTCTTATATGTTTTCAACACAATGCTCTTTTTAGAATAGCTGAGAACATTTCTCGAACATTTAACATTAAGTTGTCTACTTTtagtactttttttgttttggaatataTGGTCAAATCCAAAATGCACAAAAAGATATACAGTTAAAAATCTCCTTCCCTCCCAGACTCCTAGCcctctgtcttagtccatttgggctgctataacagaagaccatataaataacagaaatttgtttctcacagttctggaggctgggaagtccaaggtcaagacACTCActgatttggtgtctggtgagagcccgcttcctggttcataggtgGCTATCTTCTTTCTATGTCCTCACATGCAGAAGGGGTAAAGGACTtttctgaggtctcttttataaaggcactaatcccactcatgaggactctaccctcatgatctaaccacctcccaaaggccccacttcctaataccatcactttggggattATATTCCAAAATCTGGAttctgaggggacacaaacattcagtctacagcaccTTCTCATGTCCTTTCCAAAAGATAATTAATATTGGCTGTTTTCTGTCATCTCAGAGATTTTTATGCTTTTATAGGCAAATAGAgacatccttccctccctctccctttgtACACAAATGGTAGCATAATATACATGCCACTGCACCTTGtctttttcaaagaatatatCAGGAGATAAAAGCAAAGAGCTTCTACTATTTTTAGCTAAAAATATGTGGCTGCATGTACCACAATTTTCTTAAGCAAAGCCTGATTGAAgaacaataatattaattttCCTATAGATAAAAGGAGCTtcattttgaaaaagttaaaaaaaaaaaaaatagggagggAGGTTTCTTCTACAACAGACGTAGGGTTGACAGATCAAGGGCCCAGAGCCTTCCtgttaatttaaatgaaacagtATTCTCctaaattatttgttaaatactCTAGCAGTCactggcttttgtttttctatcgtgcctaaaagagagaagaat encodes the following:
- the LOC106848287 gene encoding high affinity immunoglobulin gamma Fc receptor I isoform X2 yields the protein MDPACVPRGREAGPSAEPLPCLACYRFHCSHQLGDNMWLLTALLLWVPVGGQVDPTKAVITLQPPWVSVFQEENVTLWCEGPRLPEDSSTRWFLNGTTIQTLTPRYRITAATVSDSGEYRCQTGLSVPSDPIQLEIHRDWLLLQISNRVFIEGDPLALRCHGWKNKLVYNIVFYQNGKAFKFSPQDSEFTILTTNLSHNGIYHCSGMGWHRYTSAGVSITIKELFPAPVLRASLSFPLLEGNLVNLSCETKLLLQRPDLQLYFSFYVGSKTLMSRNTSSEYQRLTAKREDSGLYWCEATTEDGNVIKRSSELELQVLGLQSPTSVWFHVLFYLAVGVIFLVDTIFCTIIHKELQRQKKWNLEISLGSGHEKKVTSYLQKEIQSEEELKCQQ
- the LOC106848287 gene encoding high affinity immunoglobulin gamma Fc receptor I isoform X4, with the protein product MDPACVPRGREAGPSAEPLPCLACYRFHCSHQLGDNMWLLTALLLWVPVGGQVDPTKAVITLQPPWVSVFQEENVTLWCEGPRLPEDSSTRWFLNGTTIQTLTPRYRITAATVSDSGEYRCQTGLSVPSDPIQLEIHRDWLLLQISNRVFIEGDPLALRCHGWKNKLVYNIVFYQNGKAFKFSPQDSEFTILTTNLSHNGIYHCSGMGWHRYTSAGVSITIKEGNLVNLSCETKLLLQRPDLQLYFSFYVGSKTLMSRNTSSEYQRLTAKREDSGLYWCEATTEDGNVIKRSSELELQVLGLQSPTSVWFHVLFYLAVGVIFLVDTIFCTIIHKELQRQKKWNLEISLGSGHEKKVTSYLQKEIQSEEELKCQQ
- the LOC106848287 gene encoding high affinity immunoglobulin gamma Fc receptor I isoform X3, whose amino-acid sequence is MDPACVPRGREAGPSAEPLPCLACYRFHCSHQLGDNMWLLTALLLWVPVGGQVADPTKAVITLQPPWVSVFQEENVTLWCEGPRLPEDSSTRWFLNGTTIQTLTPRYRITAATVSDSGEYRCQTGLSVPSDPIQLEIHRDWLLLQISNRVFIEGDPLALRCHGWKNKLVYNIVFYQNGKAFKFSPQDSEFTILTTNLSHNGIYHCSGMGWHRYTSAGVSITIKEGNLVNLSCETKLLLQRPDLQLYFSFYVGSKTLMSRNTSSEYQRLTAKREDSGLYWCEATTEDGNVIKRSSELELQVLGLQSPTSVWFHVLFYLAVGVIFLVDTIFCTIIHKELQRQKKWNLEISLGSGHEKKVTSYLQKEIQSEEELKCQQ
- the LOC106848287 gene encoding high affinity immunoglobulin gamma Fc receptor I isoform X1, which gives rise to MDPACVPRGREAGPSAEPLPCLACYRFHCSHQLGDNMWLLTALLLWVPVGGQVADPTKAVITLQPPWVSVFQEENVTLWCEGPRLPEDSSTRWFLNGTTIQTLTPRYRITAATVSDSGEYRCQTGLSVPSDPIQLEIHRDWLLLQISNRVFIEGDPLALRCHGWKNKLVYNIVFYQNGKAFKFSPQDSEFTILTTNLSHNGIYHCSGMGWHRYTSAGVSITIKELFPAPVLRASLSFPLLEGNLVNLSCETKLLLQRPDLQLYFSFYVGSKTLMSRNTSSEYQRLTAKREDSGLYWCEATTEDGNVIKRSSELELQVLGLQSPTSVWFHVLFYLAVGVIFLVDTIFCTIIHKELQRQKKWNLEISLGSGHEKKVTSYLQKEIQSEEELKCQQ
- the LOC106848287 gene encoding high affinity immunoglobulin gamma Fc receptor I isoform X5, coding for MDPACVPRGREAGPSAEPLPCLACYRFHCSHQLGDNMWLLTALLLWVPVGGQVDWLLLQISNRVFIEGDPLALRCHGWKNKLVYNIVFYQNGKAFKFSPQDSEFTILTTNLSHNGIYHCSGMGWHRYTSAGVSITIKELFPAPVLRASLSFPLLEGNLVNLSCETKLLLQRPDLQLYFSFYVGSKTLMSRNTSSEYQRLTAKREDSGLYWCEATTEDGNVIKRSSELELQVLGLQSPTSVWFHVLFYLAVGVIFLVDTIFCTIIHKELQRQKKWNLEISLGSGHEKKVTSYLQKEIQSEEELKCQQ